A stretch of the Nerophis ophidion isolate RoL-2023_Sa linkage group LG27, RoL_Noph_v1.0, whole genome shotgun sequence genome encodes the following:
- the LOC133544010 gene encoding sodium/myo-inositol cotransporter-like codes for MSGNMEVVDILVVAGYFIIVLAIGFLAMRKPSRNTLKGYFLAGRSMNWAAVGASLFVSNIGSEHFIGLAGSGAASGLGVAAWELNALLLLQLSGWIFAPVYIYSGVFTMPEYLSKRFGGKRLKVYFAVLSLILYPLTKISVDLYAGALFIRESLGWNLYLSIILLIALTALLTITGGLVAVIYTDVLQAALMVIGAVCLMCISIYKVGGIGGMMTKYMQAAPNITAILLSSPNLTYSESCHHYFNPEPDALKILRGPKDAHLPWPGFLLGQTPASIWYWCTDQVVMQRILAAKNIAHAKGSTVMAGFLKILPMFVIVIPGMISRIYFTDELVCISPEHCMEVCGSTSGCTNVAYPRLVMAMMPAGLRGLMMAVMIAALMSDLDSIFNSASTIFTLDIYKMLRESASSRELVIVGRLFVVFMVIVSIGWVPVIIEMQGGQMFYYTQEIANYLTPPIAAVFLLGVLWHRCNEKGAFWGGVVGFVLGVLRLALAYVYREPHCSKPDERPAFIKDVHFMYVAAILFWTTALVTAVVSFCTPSPRTDQIRTTTWWGLNQRKLDQKGKPGEEINLKKVNGDEEGPLVQNGGLVIIPDPKMREKADCEWQEEGGSREAAGKCSNKLFLWFLGFQEPPPKVQAMTAQDHEKLVNELLNESPKTKIILNVGMITICCIGIFLLIFFSV; via the exons ATGTCAGGCAATATGGAAGTGGTGGACATCCTGGTTGTGGCTGGTTACTTCATTATCGTACTGGCGATTGGCTTCTTGGCCATGCGCAAGCCCAGTAGGAACACGTTAAAAGGTTACTTCCTGGCAGGCCGCTCCATGAACTGGGCAGCCGTCGGGGCCTCTCTATTTGTCAGCAATATCGGGAGTGAACATTTCATTGGACTCGCCGGATCAGGCGCTGCAAGTGGTCTCGGCGTGGCTGCGTGGGAATTAAACGCTCTGTTGCTGCTCCAGTTGTCAGGCTGGATCTTCGCACCCGTCTATATCTACTCAGGGGTCTTTACCATGCCGGAATACCTGTCGAAGCGCTTCGGTGGAAAGAGACTGAAAGTGTATTTTGCTGTGTTATCGCTCATACTTTACCCCCTTACAAAGATATCTGTGGACCTCTATGCTGGAGCCTTGTTCATCAGGGAGTCTTTGGGATGGAACCTGTATTTGTCAATCATTCTGCTCATCGCCTTGACGGCTTTGCTGACTATCACCGGAGGACTTGTCGCGGTCATCTACACAGACGTGCTTCAAGCTGCCCTCATGGTCATTGGCGCTGTCTGCCTCATGTGCATCAGCATTTACAAAGTGGGAGGAATTGGAG GAATGATGACCAAGTATATGCAGGCTGCCCCGAACATCACTGCCATCTTGTTGTCTTCTCCCAACCTTACATACTCTGAATCCTGCCACCACTACTTCAACCCAGAGCCAGATGCTCTAAAGATCCTTCGAGGACCCAAGGATGCACATCTACCATGGCCTGGGTTCCTTCTGGGCCAGACTCCTGCTTCCATATG GTACTGGTGCACAGATCAAGTGGTCATGCAGCGGATTCTTGCAGCAAAGAACATAGCCCATGCCAAAGGCTCAACCGTAATGGCTGGCTTCCTGAAAATCCTGCCCATGTTTGTCATTGTCATACCAG GGATGATCTCCAGAATCTACTTTACCGATGAATTGGTGTGCATCAGCCCGGAGCATTGCATGGAAGTGTGCGGCTCCACATCTGGCTGTACCAACGTGGCCTATCCGCGGCTCGTCATGGCCATGATGCCCGCCGGTCTTCGCGGCCTGATGATGGCCGTCATGATTGCAGCGCTCATGAGTGATTTGGATTCCATTTTCAACTCAGCAAGCACCATCTTCACTTTGGATATTTACAAGATGCTGCGGGAGAGTGCATCTTCCAGGGAACTGGTGATTGTTGGCAGACTGTTCGTAGTCTTTATGGTGATCGTGAGCATTGGCTGGGTGCCCGTCATTATCGAGATGCAGGGAGGCCAGATGTTCTACTATACCCAGGAAATAGCAAACTACTTGACTCCTCCCATTGCAGCCGTCTTCTTACTTGGGGTCTTATGGCACCGCTGTAATGAAAAGGGTGCTTTTTGGGGTGGGGTGGTTGGCTTTGTCCTTGGAGTGCTACGTCTGGCGTTGGCGTATGTATATAGAGAGCCTCACTGCAGCAAACCAGATGAGAGACCAGCATTCATCAAGGATGTCCATTTCATGTATGTGGCAGCCATCCTGTTTTGGACAACTGCTCTGGTGACTGCGGTTGTAAGTTTCTGCACGCCCTCACCCAGAACAGACCAAATTCGAACCACAACCTGGTGGGGCTTAAACCAGAGAAAGCTCGACCAGAAAGGAAAACCTGGAGAAGAAATTAATTTGAAGAAGGTTAATGGAGATGAAGAAGGTCCTCTGGTCCAAAATGGTGGCCTGGTCATAATTCCTGATCCTAAAATGCGGGAAAAGGCAGATTGCGAGTGGCAAGAGGAGGGCGGCTCTCGAGAAGCAGCAGGCAAGTGTAGCAACAAGCTTTTTCTATGGTTCCTGGGATTTCAGGAACCACCACCCAAAGTTCAGGCCATGACGGCGCAAGATCATGAAAAGCTGGTGAATGAGCTTCTAAATGAATCTCCTAAAACTAAAATAATCCTCAACGTGGGGATGATTACAATTTGCTGCATAGGGATCTTCCTTTTGATCTTTTTCTCCGTATAG